A single region of the Salvia splendens isolate huo1 chromosome 18, SspV2, whole genome shotgun sequence genome encodes:
- the LOC121777137 gene encoding 3-ketoacyl-CoA synthase 1-like, which translates to MERIDMNEERLLAEVDFKDSSPIVIKIRRKLPDFLHSVKLKYVKLGYGYSCNPATVLLFLALVPLLAQAWSSRTLLLDTATILLGAAALTLPLGIYWAKRPRPIYLVDFACYKPQDERKLSVESFLKMTADSGAFEEESINFQTKISHRSGLGDETYFPRGITSHPPNLSMVEARLEAENVMFGALDSLFSTTGISPSQIGIVIVNCSLFNPTPSLSSMIVNHYKMRTDIKSFNLGGMGCSAGLISIDLAKHLLQANPDTYAVVVSTENITLNWYFGNDRSMLLCNCIFRMGGAAVLLSNKGRDRRRSKYELVHTVRTHKGADDKSYNCVYQKEDDTGMVGVSLARELMAVAGDALKTNITTLGPLVLPLSEQVMFLVRLVKRKVLGARVRPYIPDFKLAFEHFCIHAGGRAVLDAIEKNLQLSEWHMEPSRMTLHRFGNTSSSSLWYELAYTEAKGRVSRGDRVWQIAFGSGFKCNSAVWKALREISVEECQKSNNPWSDCIHKYPVGIPASTAPASASATAS; encoded by the exons ATGGAGCGCATCGACATGAACGAGGAGCGGCTCCTAGCCGAGGTCGACTTCAAGGACTCGTCCCCCATCGTCATCAAGATCCGTCGCAAGCTCCCGGACTTTCTCCACTCGGTGAAGCTCAAGTACGTCAAGCTAGGCTACGGATACTCGTGCAACCCGGCCACCGTGCTCCTTTTCTTGGCCTTGGTGCCTCTGCTCGCCCAGGCCTGGTCGAGCAGGACACTCCTCCTTGACACGGCCACCATTTTATTGGGCGCGGCCGCCCTGACCCTGCCCCTGGGCATTTACTGGGCCAAGCGGCCGCGCCCAATCTACCTCGTCGACTTTGCGTGCTACAAGCCGCAGGACGAGAGGAAGCTATCCGTGGAGTCATTCTTGAAAATGACCGCGGATAGCGGAGCCTTCGAGGAAGAATCGATCAACTTCCAAACCAAGATTTCGCACCGGTCGGGGCTGGGAGATGAGACCTATTTCCCGAGAGGGATCACCTCCCATCCCCCGAACCTCTCCATGGTGGAGGCGAGGCTCGAGGCCGAAAACGTGATGTTTGGTGCTCTTGATTCGCTCTTTAGCACCACCGGGATCAGCCCGAGCCAGATCGGGATCGTGATCGTGAACTGCAGCTTGTTTAATCCAACCCCTTCTCTCTCCTCCATGATCGTCAACCATTACAAGATGAGGACCGACATCAAGAGCTTCAACCTCGGCGGGATGGGCTGCAGCGCGGGGCTGATTTCCATCGACCTCGCGAAGCACCTCCTCCAAGCTAACCCGGACACCTACGCCGTCGTCGTCAGCACCGAGAACATAACCCTCAACTG GTACTTCGGCAACGACCGGTCCATGCTTTTATGCAACTGCATCTTCCGGATGGGGGGCGCGGCGGTCCTCCTCTCGAACAAGGGCCGGGACAGGCGCCGGTCCAAGTACGAGCTCGTCCACACGGTGCGGACGCACAAGGGCGCGGATGACAAGAGCTACAACTGCGTCTACCAGAAGGAGGACGACACGGGGATGGTTGGCGTTTCGCTGGCGCGGGAGCTGATGGCGGTGGCAGGGGACGCGCTGAAGACGAACATCACGACGCTGGGGCCGCTGGTGCTGCCGCTGTCGGAGCAGGTGATGTTCCTGGTTCGGCTGGTGAAGAGGAAGGTACTCGGGGCCCGGGTGAGGCCGTACATACCGGACTTCAAGCTGGCGTTCGAGCACTTCTGCATCCACGCGGGCGGGCGGGCCGTGCTCGATGCCATCGAGAAGAATCTCCAGCTCAGCGAGTGGCACATGGAGCCCTCGAGGATGACGCTGCATAGGTTCGGGAACACGTCGAGCAGCTCGCTGTGGTATGAGCTGGCGTACACGGAGGCGAAGGGCCGGGTCTCGAGGGGGGACCGGGTGTGGCAGATTGCGTTCGGGTCGGGTTTTAAGTGCAACAGTGCGGTGTGGAAGGCTTTGAGGGAAATATCTGTTGAAGAATGCCAAAAAAGTAATAATCCGTGGTCGGATTGTATACATAAGTACCCTGTTGGAATTCCGGCTTCCACTGCCCCCGCCTCTGCTTCTGCCACCGCCAGTTAA